One region of Diabrotica undecimpunctata isolate CICGRU chromosome 6, icDiaUnde3, whole genome shotgun sequence genomic DNA includes:
- the LOC140444547 gene encoding uncharacterized protein codes for MQRESRNLTNEECAQIVVLHEEGWSYRHLGERFGVHHISVSRMMERYRETGSHCRRPVQGRHRVTTSVQDRFLRLRTLRQRFVTTRSLQSQLEDVHNIRISCETVRQRLKEGNLVNRIPARGPALTVAHRRKRLEFVRNHIHWLEAGWNRVLFTDESRFCLYNCDRRIRVYRRQNERYA; via the coding sequence ATGCAACGCGAATCGAGAAATTTAACTAATGAAGAGTGTGCTCAAATAGTGGTTTTGCacgaagaaggttggagttacagaCATTTAGGGGAACGGTTCGGCGTACACCATATATCGGTCTCACGAATGATGGAACGGTACAGAGAGACCGGTAGTCACTGTAGGCGTCCAGTACAAGGTCGACATCGTGTAACAACGTCCGTTCAAGATCGTTTTTTACGACTTCGCACCCTAAGACAACGATTTGTAACTACCAGAAGCTTACAATCGCAACTTGAagatgttcataatattcgaATCAGCTGTGAAACTGTTCGCCAACGTCTTAAGGAAGGTAATTTGGTAAATCGTATACCTGCCAGAGGGCCAGCCTTGACCGTAGCTCATCGCAGAAAGCGTTTAGAATTTGTACGAAATCATATCCATTGGTTGGAGGCTGGTTGGAATAGAGTTCTGTTTACAGATGAGAGCAGATTCTGTCTTTACAATTGTGATAGGCGTATTCGCGTGTACCGACGTCAGAACGAACGGTATGCATAG